Proteins encoded within one genomic window of Chlorobaculum sp. MV4-Y:
- a CDS encoding TraR/DksA family transcriptional regulator, producing the protein MTIMSKKTSPVQESPAEPTEETRLTRTYLSDEELEHFRQLLLKRRDEVLRDLDILRSSLSEESVEDSINSNYSMHMADHGTETMDREQRFMFIARDEKYLHYIDQALDRIRNKTYGICTKSGKPIPKKRLEAVPHTSVRIEFKQTKK; encoded by the coding sequence ATGACCATCATGTCGAAGAAAACCAGCCCTGTTCAGGAAAGCCCTGCGGAGCCTACGGAAGAGACCAGACTGACCAGGACTTACCTGAGCGACGAGGAGCTCGAACACTTCAGGCAGCTTCTGCTGAAGCGGCGTGATGAGGTGTTACGCGATCTCGATATTCTGCGTTCATCGCTGTCCGAGGAGAGCGTCGAGGACTCGATCAACTCGAACTACTCGATGCACATGGCCGATCACGGCACCGAAACTATGGATCGCGAGCAGCGCTTCATGTTCATCGCCCGTGACGAGAAATACCTACACTACATCGATCAGGCGCTCGACCGCATCCGTAACAAGACCTACGGCATCTGCACCAAATCGGGCAAGCCGATTCCCAAAAAGCGCCTCGAAGCCGTGCCGCACACCTCGGTGAGGATTGAATTCAAGCAGACAAAGAAGTAA
- the purF gene encoding amidophosphoribosyltransferase: protein MCGVFGVFNSKTPAEDTFYGLYSLQHRGQEAAGIVVAEYNKAKKKTLFKQHKGPGLVSEVFRDEQIFESLSGYAAIGHNRYSTTGASKSNNNIQPFSLTYRSGSLAIAHNGNLTNSRALRKELTEQGVIFQASSDTEIIPHLAARSKEKEPLHQIYDALRQVEGAYSIVILANNQMIAARDPYGVRPLALGKKIDPSTGEMAYVVASETCAFDIIKAEYIRDIAPGEILLIDHLAVDNEKPVSLYLPPVERKARCIFEYVYFARPDSFIFRNSVDKVRRNLGKNLARESTIERQPDEKELTVVSVPDSSNTAALGFVRESNKLGKPARFEHGLIRNHYVGRTFIQPGIQSREIKVRSKYNIVRGVMQDRPIILVDDSIVRGTTAKMLIKLVREANPAEIHLHISSPPITNPCFYGMDFPTKRQLLTHMLADAEHELGDIEKIREYIGVDSLRYLSMQGLLNSVPKFEGEECGYCTACFSGDYPIPITDATTDKEEND, encoded by the coding sequence ATGTGCGGAGTTTTCGGCGTTTTTAATTCAAAAACTCCCGCCGAAGATACCTTTTACGGTCTCTACTCCCTTCAACACCGGGGGCAGGAAGCTGCAGGTATCGTGGTAGCTGAATACAACAAAGCAAAGAAAAAAACACTCTTCAAGCAGCACAAGGGGCCTGGTCTGGTTTCGGAAGTGTTCAGGGATGAGCAGATTTTCGAGAGCCTGAGCGGCTATGCCGCCATCGGACACAATAGATACTCGACTACTGGCGCATCAAAATCGAACAACAATATCCAGCCCTTCTCCCTCACCTACCGCTCCGGAAGCCTCGCCATCGCCCACAACGGAAATCTCACCAATTCAAGAGCGCTACGCAAAGAACTGACCGAACAGGGCGTGATCTTCCAGGCCTCATCGGATACAGAAATTATTCCGCACCTGGCTGCGCGAAGCAAGGAGAAGGAGCCGCTGCACCAGATTTACGATGCCTTGAGGCAGGTAGAGGGAGCCTATTCGATCGTCATTCTGGCCAACAACCAGATGATTGCCGCCCGCGATCCATACGGCGTCCGTCCTCTGGCCCTCGGCAAGAAAATCGATCCGTCAACCGGAGAGATGGCTTACGTCGTGGCAAGCGAAACCTGTGCCTTCGACATCATCAAGGCTGAGTACATCCGCGACATCGCGCCGGGGGAAATCCTCCTGATCGATCACCTCGCCGTGGACAACGAAAAGCCGGTTTCGCTCTACCTTCCGCCAGTCGAGCGCAAGGCCCGCTGCATCTTCGAGTATGTCTATTTTGCCCGTCCCGATAGCTTCATTTTCCGGAACTCGGTGGACAAGGTGCGCCGGAACCTCGGAAAAAATCTCGCGCGCGAATCGACCATCGAGCGGCAACCGGATGAAAAGGAGTTGACCGTTGTTAGCGTACCCGACTCGTCGAACACGGCCGCACTCGGCTTCGTCCGGGAGAGCAACAAGCTTGGCAAACCGGCCCGTTTCGAGCACGGCCTCATCCGCAATCACTACGTTGGACGCACCTTCATCCAGCCCGGCATCCAGAGCCGCGAAATCAAGGTTCGCTCCAAATACAACATCGTGCGCGGCGTCATGCAGGATCGACCGATCATTCTTGTCGATGACTCGATCGTGCGCGGCACAACGGCCAAAATGCTCATCAAGCTTGTTCGGGAGGCCAATCCCGCGGAAATCCATCTGCACATCAGCTCGCCGCCGATCACCAATCCCTGCTTCTACGGCATGGACTTCCCGACCAAGCGCCAGCTGCTCACCCACATGCTTGCTGATGCCGAGCACGAGCTGGGTGACATCGAAAAGATCAGAGAGTACATCGGCGTGGATTCACTGAGATACCTCTCCATGCAAGGACTCCTGAACAGCGTACCGAAATTCGAAGGTGAAGAGTGCGGCTACTGCACCGCCTGCTTCAGCGGAGATTACCCCATCCCGATCACCGACGCAACAACCGACAAAGAGGAAAACGACTAA